In the genome of Pseudomonas sp. LBUM920, one region contains:
- a CDS encoding GNAT family N-acetyltransferase codes for MNTAQLRRVNAESFAHYRLGLIELLLDAVKHGASVGFMADFDEAQARDYLKGVQASIEDASLLLWVVVRDEQVIASVQLALCQKANGLNRAEVQKLLVHSSARRHGLGQQLMSALELAARQHKRGLLYLDTEAGSGAEAFYQSLRYTKIGELPDYCQSPDGRYSPTAIYFKTLGQPA; via the coding sequence ATGAACACTGCTCAACTGCGTCGAGTAAATGCTGAAAGTTTTGCCCATTACCGTCTGGGCTTGATCGAGCTGTTGCTGGACGCGGTGAAGCATGGTGCGTCGGTGGGCTTCATGGCGGACTTCGATGAAGCCCAGGCCCGCGACTATCTGAAGGGCGTACAAGCCAGCATCGAAGACGCCAGCCTGCTGCTGTGGGTGGTGGTGCGCGATGAACAGGTGATCGCCAGCGTGCAATTGGCGCTGTGCCAGAAAGCCAATGGCCTCAACCGCGCCGAAGTGCAAAAACTGTTGGTACACAGCAGCGCCCGCCGCCATGGCCTGGGCCAGCAATTGATGAGCGCTCTGGAACTCGCCGCGCGCCAGCACAAGCGCGGCCTGCTGTACCTGGACACCGAAGCCGGCTCCGGTGCCGAAGCCTTTTACCAGTCGCTGCGCTACACCAAAATCGGTGAATTGCCCGACTACTGCCAAAGCCCGGACGGGCGCTACAGCCCGACCGCCATCTACTTCAAGACCCTGGGGCAACCTGCATGA
- a CDS encoding GNAT family N-acetyltransferase — protein sequence MIRDATEQDLPAIRDIYNDAVLNTTAIWNEQPVDLANRQAWFTARQAQAYPILVAVENDEVTGYASFGDWRPFEGFRYSVEHSVYVRNDQRGKGLGPRLMQALIERARSAGKHVMVAAIESGNQASVRLHERLGYTTTGHMPQVGIKFGRWLDLTFMQLTLNPGAEPPKE from the coding sequence ATGATTCGTGATGCAACCGAGCAAGACCTGCCGGCCATTCGAGACATCTACAACGACGCGGTGCTCAACACCACGGCGATCTGGAACGAACAACCCGTCGACCTGGCCAACCGTCAGGCCTGGTTCACGGCGCGTCAGGCCCAGGCGTACCCGATCCTGGTGGCGGTGGAAAACGATGAAGTCACCGGCTACGCCTCGTTCGGCGACTGGCGACCCTTTGAAGGCTTTCGCTACAGCGTCGAGCACTCGGTGTATGTGCGCAATGACCAGCGCGGCAAAGGCCTCGGCCCGCGTCTGATGCAAGCGCTGATCGAGCGCGCCCGCAGCGCCGGCAAACACGTGATGGTCGCAGCCATCGAAAGCGGCAACCAGGCGTCTGTTCGCCTGCATGAGCGCCTGGGTTACACCACCACCGGGCACATGCCGCAAGTGGGCATCAAGTTCGGCCGCTGGCTGGACCTGACCTTTATGCAACTGACATTGAATCCGGGCGCCGAACCGCCCAAGGAGTGA
- a CDS encoding urease subunit beta: MIPGEYQIQPGDIELNVGRRTVTLSVANSGDRPIQVGSHYHFFETNDALTFDRAASRGMRLNIPAGTAVRFEPGQSREVELVDLSGGRRVFGFAGRIMGDL, translated from the coding sequence ATGATTCCTGGTGAATATCAGATCCAGCCTGGCGATATCGAACTGAATGTCGGCCGGCGTACCGTCACCCTCAGCGTGGCCAACAGCGGCGACCGGCCGATCCAGGTGGGTTCGCATTACCATTTTTTTGAAACCAATGACGCGCTGACGTTTGACCGCGCGGCGAGCCGTGGCATGCGCCTGAATATTCCGGCCGGGACGGCGGTGCGGTTCGAGCCGGGGCAGAGCCGTGAGGTCGAGCTGGTCGATTTGAGCGGCGGGCGGCGGGTGTTCGGATTTGCCGGACGGATCATGGGCGACCTTTAG